The Dromaius novaehollandiae isolate bDroNov1 chromosome 19, bDroNov1.hap1, whole genome shotgun sequence genome contains the following window.
ctgtCTCATAGCAGAGGAGATTGAATGGGTGACAGTGGtccagagcagcacagccagccacagCTTCAGCAGAGGCAGGACCTGGCTGAACTTACTTGCCCTGCCGCCGTCTGCGCTCCTTCTTCTCAAGGATCCAGTCCCGGCTTTTCTTTACAGACTTGCCCTTGATGTTTCTGAACCGTGTCCTACAGAGACAACAGGAGCTAAGCTAGAACTGAGGTGGGGGGAAACGCACTCTTTTGCAGCCTGGAGGATTCCCACCCAGAACTAATCATGTCCTCTGCTCCCTAGGAATAGTGACAGCTCACAACCCATTCCTCCAGGGGATGGGAAGAAGCAGCTGAAGTAGGTGGCCAACAAACAGCCCAGCTCCAGATACACTGGTGGACAGCAGCAGTGCAGGTACCaagctgccaccagccccagctctgAGCAAGGGGCACCTGTCCTCCACAGGTTGCAGTGTGCTGGAGTCTGGGATCGCTGGGGAATATGGGCTCAGCACAGCCGCCTTTCCCTTGTCTGCTCTAGTCTGAACAAGCAGATGAAACCTCTAGCTTCTAAACAAGTTGCCAGTTCTGTCCTTCCCATCCAAGACCACGTACCCCCAGGAGCAACTGAGCAGAGCAGTGTAAGAGGCAGGAAAACATGGCAGCCACCAACTCCTGGCAGCCACGACGACTTTCCTCTagcttttgttctctctctcccactGGCTGCAAGGGGAGCGCTTCCCTGCACCACTATCATGGGAGGAGACTTGGCCAGCAAGAGAAAACGCCCCAGACCACAGCTACACAGAGTCTGACAGGGAAGACTTTGACAGTGGAAGGAAGGGAACACCGGGCTTCAGGCACACCAGCCTGCTTCCCTGACAAAAAAGCAGCAGTTGGCATAACCAGCACCGTAGACATTCCCTGTCCCACTAACCACATGCCTAGGCTCCAGCACCGAGCTGAGGAGCTGAGTGCTGGACAGAACGTGCACCTCAAACTGAATGCTCAGGTGCAGTTCCAGTAGGAGCACCATGATTCAGTCACACGATGCCAAGACTGAGCCCTCCAGTCAAATCAGACAGGCCAGGTGTTTTCTGCTTGTGTCTGGGACCCTTCGATGCCATAAAGCACTGCCCATTTGGGCTGCTAAGGATCCTCCTAGGCCCCGAGTTCCTTCCCTCCAGCCATTTCACAGTGGCAGTACCCTGGTCCTCACTCAGCAAAACCCAGCCTCTACGCAGCCCCCACACTTCTTCCTTGGGACAGGACGTACAGCTCTGCCCCACACAATACCTTTCATTTGTGAACTTTGCCTGGTGTATCTCTTCATCAGCACACTCAGTACCAAGGgcctgaaaagcaaaaccaacatCATCTGGAGCAGACAGAGCTAATGGTCACTACCATGTAAACAGAGGGGAACCCAGGGCTCCGCAAGGGGAGGGACTGGGACAGAAACAAACTGATCTTCCAGCAATTGTCACAAGGAAACCAGACCCTGGGAAGGGCAGGGGCTGGTGAGATCAACAGCAAGCACATGAATAAAGTCATGTTTGCAGTGTCTGGCTCCCACTCCATGACTTCCCTTTACCCACAGCTCCTCCATATTGCCCAGCAGCCAGGAAGGATCCTTAGGGGAGGATGGATTCATCTCCACTGCCTGACAGAGCTCCTCACCTTCGGTAACATGCTGGATGCCCCAACaaagagacagaggaagaacCTGGAAGAGCAAGAATGAGAAGAGCAGTATGAAGCCAGGATTTAGCATGTGATTCCGAGTCCCCAAACAAAACTAGATCATTTGTAACATAAGATCTAAGCTGTCACCCCTGCCCAGGACAGGATCATACaagacagaaaaacagcatggaaaaaatTACTGCTAGATCCAGGGCTCAcgtccccccccacaccccatacAAAACAGAACAGGACTCACTTCTTGGCTTTGGCACTGTTAGGGTAATCTACCACCATGCCCCCAGTAAAGCCAGCCCTCATGGCCTGGGCTGTGATGAGCTCCAGCTACAAAAGGAAGCACGTGCAGAAGTTATTGAGCAGTCATCCAGCAGTGATGCGCAAGAAAGCTCTAGGCTCAGCCCCAACTAACAGTACACCCTAAAGATGGGTTGCCCTGCTCCTGTAACAACCCCTACACCAAACTCCCAGCTCTGCAGTATCATCCAGATACCAGTCTGCAGCAGTTATTTTGTCTCTTCCCGCTCCTCAGTCTAGCTTGGTCTAACTGAAACAGCAGAGTCTCTAGGAGGGCGATGCTGGGCTGGATTATCCAGCCCTGGGGAGTTATGGTGCAGCACACATCACCAGAGCCCAGCTTTCAACCCCAGTCACATGAGGGAAAGTTCAGCACAGCAAATTCAGATTACGTCCGGCCAATTCATTTGATTTTAAAGCTTAGCACAAGACAGTCTGTAAGACAATGGGAATTGTGTGGGGCATTCTCCTTATGGGTGTTTTTTGGCACCTGCAGAACTTTACCGTCAGCAGGAAGGAATGAGACATACACCAAGCTTTGGGAAAAATGACACATTCAAAGCCTCAGACAGCAAATAGCTCctctgcctggccctgcccaTCCCTCCTCCCCAGTGGCTGACATCCTGTACCTGTTCTGAGTTCTCAGGGTACAGCTGCAGGACAGCTCGGGATCCTCGGGCCTACAGGCAAGAGAGAAAGTCACGAACCTGTCTCAGTACAGGCTTCCCTCTAAGGGATCCGATTCCCAGCCCAGATACAAGCATCCACCTCACCCAAAGCCTCCTGGACCCAAAGGCCCAGACTACAGAGGCAGCTTTTTGCTAGCACAGCAATGCACAAGGCTAACAGTGCTGATGCAGGGAGCAGGGATTAGGGAAACATGGGACACCCTGCAGGCAGGAAAGGAGACGGGAAGCAGATACTCCTGTTGGTCTTTGATTTCAGTAACTTATAATTGCAAAGTGTGTTGCTAAAACGTGCTAGTGAGGATGTAAAAGTAGCTAGATGCCTGGCTGAGATAGCACAGCACTTACCAAGGCAGTATAAAGAGTTGAAAAGAATCGATAAAGGCGTTTCGGAGGACTGTGCGACTTCTTATCAGCATTACAAAGCCATTGCACTGCAGAAATACTAAGAGAAAACACAAGACCTCCAGGACACTGAGCCATCAATTCTTTTGCAAAGCATGTCACCTCCCTCCAAACTTTCTTTCAGCATCGAGCATTTGCTGGGCCTGGAGGGAACTATTTCATTTTCTCCATATAGCTTTGCCTTCTATTTTGCAGTAAAGGTACTACACAAACCCCTCTGGAGACTCACTGAGTCATGCCAAAACCCAAAGCACAGTAGTGATTCAAACCCAACAGAAACACCAAGCATCTCTTCTAGGTCATATGCTCAAATAACTGAAGTGCTTGCCTGTGGCCCTGATTCACGCAACCAGCTCATGCAGGTTTTGCCAGTGAGCAATCCTGAACAGAGCATTCAGGTAGGTAACAGAAGGTTTCTACTCCATCCTGTCACTTTTATGAGGTATTCTCTAAACAAAAgagtgtttctttttcctccatctaGCCCCTTGTCCCAAAACCAACCATCAAAACTTTGGTCCAGCGACTGACTTCATAGCTGAGCACAGTACAGATATActtcacatatttttttcctagcacCAGGTCTCAAGCTTTCTTACACGATCTCCTCTTTCATTTATGTCAGTAAGCTTTCCTAGCCCACTACCACAAAAAGAGGACCACTTGAGGAACAGCTGTTGGTTGCTGCTTCTGCAATCTAGAATCTCAGCAGCTTGTCCCAGAGAGCTGGAGACAAGTCACATGCAACAAGAAGAGCAGCTGATAAGGATGCACACTCTGGTATGCACGGTATGCAGATTTCGTATGCTGTGCGGATTATGTAGCTACACAAAGTATCAGAAGAGCTCAGTTATGTACAAAAACTCACCTGATGCAGCCATCAAACATGCCTGGCCTGAAGGGAATGCCATGCCCCACATCTGCAAGTAGAAGGTCTCCTTCTACCTCCCTCTCCACAGCCACATCTGTGCAGAACAAAGGACAAGTCACGATACCAAGTCACACCTTCACAGATCACCTCTGGCAGCATGGAGGGCTGCGGGGGAAGAGGGTCTACCTAcccagcatggcagagctgaTGTCCATGCCAATCCAGTAGTGCCCCTCTTCGGAGATGTAATCACCGCTCAGCCCAGAGCCACAGCTAAAGGGAGAAAGGGGTAACAACACGGAGGGAACCAGCCCCATCCAAGGGAAACCCCCATCACTCACATGATGGCAGCAACCTGCCCCTCCTCCCCAGGTCACAAGGGAGAAACACCAGGGCCGCGGGAGCAGGGTGCCCCTCGCATCCAGCCACGCGTCCCTGCCACGGTGCCCACAAAAGGCCAAGCCCGGACGGCGCGTGTCCCCACGGCGCAACTGGGGACCTCGCGGCGGCCGAGTCTCCCCTCTCACCCCACGTCCAGCAGGAGGCACGGCCGGTCCtcgggcagccccagcagctccaCGGCCCGCTCCGACATCTGCGACTGAATCTCCACCACGCGGGAGCTGCAAGGAGCGGCGGGGAGGAGAGGTGTTACCGGCGGGTTACGGGGCCGCGCCACGGCCCAAGGCCCcggccggcgggggccgggcagccgcggagccgccgggccccgcgcgtcCCGCCTTACTTCTGCGTGTACTTCCGAGCCTCCGCCTCGTCGTAGAACTGCAGGAGACAAGAGAGTCACGGAGGCTGAAGCGCACcggggcccgcgccgcgccgcgccgcctcacCAGCTCGGGGGGCCCGCGGTGCTCgggccgccgcccgctgcccgccATGCTGCCTCGTTGACGTCACCGCCCTGCGCCCGGCGTCGCGCCGTGTGCGTCACGGCgctccgcccgccccccgcggcgattggcggcggcggcggcgcagagGCCGCGCGGAGGTCGCCATGGTGCCGGCGGTGGCGCTGGGCTGCCGCCTGCGGCGcctcctgcccgccgccgccgtgggggccccgccgcccggccgcgctaCGGCGCGGTCGCTcggcgggcagggccgcggcggcgccccgcggccgcgccgcgacCTCTACGAGCTGCTGGGCGTCCCGGCCACGGCCACGCAGGCGCAGATCAAGACGGCCTACTACGAGCAGTCGTTCCGGTACCACCCGGACCGCAACGCGGGCAGCGCCGAGGCGGCGCAGCGCTTCGCCGCCATCAGCGAGGCCTACCTGGTGCTGggcagcgccgcgctgcgccgcaaGTACGACCGCGGCCTCCTCAGCCGCGAGGACCTGCGGGGCGCCGCCAAGCCctcgggccgcccgccgccgcccgccccggcgccgcgcccgcGCGCTTCCGCCACAGCCGCCGGCCACCgcggcccgctgccgccgcccttCGACTTCGACGCCTTCTACCGCGCGCACTACGGGGAGCAGCTGGAGCGGGAGCAGGCGCTGCGGGCCCGCCGCGAGCAGCTGCGCCAACGCCGCGAGGAGGCCgcagcccgcggccgcctccgcctGCTGCCCGACCTCTCCGTCGGGCTCATCGTCCTCCTGGGGTTCGCCCTGCTCTACGGGCTCAAGtagcggcggggccggcccccgTGGGGAGCGCTGGGGGCTGCCGGCCTGGCTTCGCCCCCGTGGCGAGCACGGAGCACGACCGCTGGGCACGGTGCGCCGGCCGGGAGCTGTCCCCTCCGCCAGTGCGAGCGGCCGGCAGGGTGTGCGACTGGCAGCCGCGTGCGGTCTCTGCTCTGCAGGCTGTGACGTGTCCTCTCCGCAGCGTGACGGACGCCGTGCGTGGCCATGGGCGCTGCTCTACAGGCTGTGGTGCGGCCCCTCTGCCAGTGTGACCTTCAGGCACCAGGTGTGAGCAATGGGCAGTGAGTAGCTGTGATGTGTCCCTTCCACCAGTGTGACCTTCAGACAACGTGTGTGACCAGCAGGCACAACTTTATGGCTGTGATGTGTCCCCTCCACAGGTGTCACCTGCGTATGACCAGCAGGTACCGCACGTGGGTTCTACTTTATACGCTGTGGTGTGCTCCATCTGCTGGTACTGCCTGAGGAACAGCGCAAGGAGCGCAAACATGGTTCACGGACTCTCCTTCGCAGACTGTGACTGTGTCCCCTCTGCTAGCACTGCTGTCTGACCCTGGCAGGAACCGCGCACCTGTGCTCCTGAGCCGCAGTGGAGATTAAATGGTTGCCAGCAGTGTTTGTATGCTGTGTGTTTTCATAGGTGATGCTCTCACTCATCCTGAGCAATGGCTCCCTGTGGTTTTTCTGAAATCTGTCACTGAGCCCTGCCACTTCGGTGCTTTCACACTTATTAGTACCACATCTGTGGGGAGTTTCGGGAGTGTTGGTCTCCAGGCTGCATCATTGCTCTTGTTTGTCCCTCTTCAGGCTTCACTCCCTGGTGAGTGCAGAGGTCTCATGTTCCGCCATCATTCCTGGAAGAATGAAGCCTGGGCTGGTGGCAGCCCATGTCCTGGTCAGCATGTGACACCACCTGCTTCTCCGTGGAGATGCTACCCAAAACACTTCTGTGTT
Protein-coding sequences here:
- the BUD23 gene encoding probable 18S rRNA (guanine-N(7))-methyltransferase, which produces MAGSGRRPEHRGPPELFYDEAEARKYTQNSRVVEIQSQMSERAVELLGLPEDRPCLLLDVGCGSGLSGDYISEEGHYWIGMDISSAMLDVAVEREVEGDLLLADVGHGIPFRPGMFDGCISISAVQWLCNADKKSHSPPKRLYRFFSTLYTALARGSRAVLQLYPENSEQLELITAQAMRAGFTGGMVVDYPNSAKAKKFFLCLFVGASSMLPKALGTECADEEIHQAKFTNERTRFRNIKGKSVKKSRDWILEKKERRRRQGKEVRADTKYTGRKRRPHF
- the DNAJC30 gene encoding dnaJ homolog subfamily C member 30, mitochondrial; this encodes MVPAVALGCRLRRLLPAAAVGAPPPGRATARSLGGQGRGGAPRPRRDLYELLGVPATATQAQIKTAYYEQSFRYHPDRNAGSAEAAQRFAAISEAYLVLGSAALRRKYDRGLLSREDLRGAAKPSGRPPPPAPAPRPRASATAAGHRGPLPPPFDFDAFYRAHYGEQLEREQALRARREQLRQRREEAAARGRLRLLPDLSVGLIVLLGFALLYGLK